One window of the Dreissena polymorpha isolate Duluth1 chromosome 5, UMN_Dpol_1.0, whole genome shotgun sequence genome contains the following:
- the LOC127831713 gene encoding interferon-induced protein 44-like: protein MTGQFNDKYMDQLESWIGTGPKIFTLLYQITRDGCNATTFHQKCDNQGPTVTVLYNQQGSVYGGYGSASWVSSSGTYIKDSNAFLFQLKYSGTDQCMKFAVTKEDSAMYALSSQGPIFDGGHDLITFTDTVNSSGGYYALNGSLNIGHTLNNQGFTFDQINYGNSNVIELEVYSVTDGQRIKSLPQPTQPLQPWRKTPEWNEKYLETLTEDIVSFKPSGKLGLSDVRILMLGPVGTGKSSFYNTIDSVFKGRISRSAPCGLSTNCKTIAYTPYEMHVMSGASLNFRLCDTRGLEVTQGLDSVECNYLLDGNISDLYQFNPVAPIRSANPGFVHQPTVEEQIHCVLFLIDAAKVGDIPQKLVDKMHSFQKLVVLKGIPQVVLLTKVDLACQEVASNITNVFKSKKIEAAVDKASNLLGLPRNHILPVKNYENEMELDDNISILALMTLRQVLHFAEDYLQVLQNKLKACGVSIEKLDQRESVEKGSDQE, encoded by the exons ATGACTGGGCAGTTTAATGATAAATACATGGATCAGCTGGAGTCCTGGATTGGCACGGGACCCAAGATCTTCACCCTGCTGTACCAAATAACCAGGGACGGGTGTAACGCGACAACATTCCACCAAAAGTGTGACAACCAGGGACCCACTGTGACGGTGCTGTACAACCAACAAGGATCGGTGTATGGGGGATATGGGAGTGCGAGCTGGGTCAGCAGCAGCGGCACATATATAAAAGATTCAAACGCTTTCCTGTTTCAACTGAAATATTCAGGCACCGACCAATGCATGAAGTTTGCAGTAACGAAGGAAGACTCTGCGATGTATGCACTATCTTCACAGGGACCTATATTCGACGGTGGACACGATCTTATTACATTCACGGACACGGTCAACAGCTCTGGTGGATATTACGCTTTAAACGGCTCTTTGAACATTGGGCATACCTTAAACAATCAAGGCTTCACTTTCGACCAAATAAACTATGGAAACTCCAACGTCATCGAGTTAGAAGTTTACAGTGTAACAG ATGGGCAGCGGATAAAAAGTCTACCACAACCAACGCAACCACTACAACCTTGGCGAAAAACTCCCGAATGGAATGAAAAG TATCTCGAGACGCTTACCGAGGATATCGTATCGTTCAAACCTTCCGGAAAGCTTGGACTCTCAGATGTCCGTATCCTGATGCTGGGTCCAGTAGGGACGGGCAAGTCAAGCTTCTACAACACCATCGACTCGGTGTTCAAGGGCCGCATCTCTCGAAGTGCCCCATGTGGGCTTTCTACCAATTGCAAAACTATTGCG TACACCCCATATGAAATGCATGTGATGTCTGGAGCTTCGTTGAATTTCCGTCTCTGTGACACACGTGGTCTAGAAGTTACTCAAGGTCTTGACAGTGTGGAGTGTAACTACTTGCTAGATGGGAATATCTCAGATTTATATCAG TTTAACCCAGTCGCTCCAATCAGATCCGCCAACCCCGGGTTCGTGCATCAACCAACGGTTGAAGAACAAATCCACTGCGTTCTGTTTTTAATCGACGCTGCTAAGGTGGGGGACATACCACAGAAATTAGTCGACAAGATGCACAGCTTCCAAAAACTTGTTGTTCTGAAAG GAATTCCACAAGTAGTTCTTTTAACAAAAGTCGACCTTGCCTGTCAGGAAGTTGCCAGTAACATCACCAACGTGTTCAAGAGCAAGAAAATTGAGGCAGCTGTGGACAAGGCATCAAACCTTCTCGGATTACCTAGAAACCACATTCTTCCGGTGAAAAACTACGAGAATGAGATGGAGCTGGATGACAACATCAGCATCCTGGCCTTGATGACACTGCGTCAGGTGCTTCACTTTGCAGAGGATTACCTTCAGGTCCTTCAGAACAAACTGAAAGCGTGTGGTGTTTCTATCGAGAAGCTGGACCAACGAGAATCAGTAGAAAAAGGCAGTGACCAAGAGTAA